agagagagagagagggagagggaaagagagagagagagagagagagagagagagagagagagagacagacagacagagagagacagagagagagagggagagagggagagagagagagagagagagagagagagatggagggagagagagagagagagagagtattagcggcgtcccactgggcacagacatcagttcaacatctagtttggatttacatttggttgagattTAGGTTCATAAGTTTAAAAGAAGACAACATTTTTAAATGCCCCTACTTTGATgattttttgcaaatccaatcagtttccacattgattcaacgtcatcactgattgaaatgatgtggaaacaacgttgattcaaccagttttcgcccaatgtgtgtgtgtgtgtgtgtgtgtgtgtaggacagtgtgtgtgtgtctgatgtgtgTAGACAAGcccagagtgagagagattgtaGGGGTGAAACTCAGGTTGTGGTGAGCTGAACTCAGGTTGTGTTGAGCCGAACTCAGGTTGTGGTGACCCGAACTCAGGTTGTGGTGAGCCAAACTCAGGTTGTGGTGAGCCGAACTCAGGTTGTGGTGAGCCGAACTCAGGTTGTGGTGAGCCGAACTCAGGTTGTGGTGAGCCGATCTCAGGTCGTGGTGAGCCGAACTCAGGTTGTGGTGAGCCAAACTCAGGTTGTGGTGAGCCGAACTCAGGTTGTGGTGAGCCGATCTCAGGTCGTGGTGAGCCGAACTCAGGTTGTGGTGAGCCGATCTCAGGTCGTGGTGAGCCGAACTCAGGTTGTGGTGAGCCAAACTCAGGTTGTGGTGAGCCGAACTCAGGTCGTGGTGAGCCGAACTCAGGTTGTGGTGAGCCGAACTCAGGTTGTGGTGAGCCGAACTCAGGTTGTGGTGAGCCGAACTCAGGTTGTGGTGAGCCGATCTCAGGTCGTGGTGAGCCGAACTCAGGTTGTGGTAATGGCTTCAGGGTGGGATGGTCCTCATTCCTTTCCCCCAAAACCTCCCTGACTCACTCACTGTGCATTCCTCCAAAATACGCCAGCCAGAGTATGAATGTACCAGGAAGCATGTGGTTTTGACAAGTTAAAGCCTCTCTGGACAGGTTTCTCAGACCCAGATTAAAGCCTCTCTGGACAGGTTTCTCAGACCCAGATTAAAGCCTCTCTGGACAGGTTTCTCAGACCCAGATTAAAGCCTCTCTGGACAGGTTTCTCAGACCCAGATTAAAGCCTCTCTGGACAGGTTTCTCAGACCCAGATTAAAGCCTCTCTGGACAGGTTTCTCAGACCCAGATTAAAGCCTCTCTGGACAGGTTTCTCAGACCCAGATTAAAGCCTCTCTGGACAGGTTTCTCAGACCCAGATTAAAGCCTCTCTGGACAGGTTTCTCAGAGCCAGATTAAAGCCTCTCTGGACAGGTTTCTCAGACCCAGATTAAAGCCTCTCTGGACAGATTTCTCAGACCCAGATTAAAGCCTCTCTGGACAGGTTTCTCAGACCCAGATTAAAGCCTCTCTGGACAGGTTTCTCAGACCCAGATTAAAGCCTCTCTGGACAGGTTTCTCAGACCCAGATTAAAGCCTCTCTGGACAGGTTTCTCAGACCCAGATTAAAGCCTCTCTGGACAGGTTTCTCAGACCCAGATTAAAGCCTCTCTGGACAGGTTTCTCAGACCCAGATTAAAGCCTCTCTGGACAGGTTTCTCAGACCCAGATTAAAGCCTCTCTGGACAGGTTTCTCAGACCCAGATTAAAGCCTCTCTGGACAGGTTTCTCAGACCCAGATTAAAGCCTCTCTGGACAGGTTTCTCAGACCCAGATTAAAGCCTCTCTGGACAGGTTTCTCAGACCCAGATTAAAGCCTCTCTGGACAGGTTTCTCAGACCCAGATTAAAACCTGGTCCTGGACTAAACACCCTTTCAATGTCAAGTCACCATTTAGAGTCATTGTTTGTCCATGACAAGGCTTAATCTGGATTTGGGAATCCGGCCCTCTGAGTCATATGTTTCGACCATCAAACGTATATTAAATGTATCAGCACCAGTACGTTTCAACACAGAATGATAGGTTACCCAGACCCAGACGGACACGATGGATGAGGCAGTAAAACCAGTCCCACAGACTGTCAGTCACAGAACAGAGACGGAGTGACACAAATAgtagtctagctagtctgtctcctcactgtagtctagctagtctgtctcctcactgtggtctagctagtctgtctcctcactgtagtctagctagtctgtctcctcactgtagtctagctagtctgtctcctcactgtagtctagctagtctgtctcctcactgtggtctagctagtctgtctcctcactgtagtctagctagtctgtctcctcactgtagtctagctagtctgtctcctcactgtagtctagctagtctgtctcctcactgtagtctagctagtctgtctcctcactgtagtctagctagtctgtctccACAGGtctcctcactgtagtctagctagtctgtctcctcactgtagtctagctagtctgtctccACAGGtctcctcactgtagtctagctagtctgtctccACAGGtctcctcactgtagtctagctagtctgtctcctcactgtagtctagctagtctgtctccACATGtctactcactgtagtctagctagtctgtctcttcactgtagtctagctagtctgtctcctcactgtagTTTAGCTAGTCTGTCTCTTCACTgtagtctagctagtctgtctcctcactgtagtttagctagtctgtctcctcactgtagTTTAGCTAGTCTGTCTCCACACTAACATATATCTCCATACTGTCTGTCTCCACACTAACATATATCTCCATACTGTCTGTCTCCACACCAACATATATCTCCATACTGTCTGTCTCCACACCAACATATATCTCCATACTGTCTGTCTCCACACTAACATATATCTCCATACTGTCTGTCTCCACAGGTCTCCTCACTGCAGCTCCAGGCCTATATCTTCCTATCTGAGCCACTATGAACCTTGTGAACAGCAGCCAGTGGTTCCTGACCCAGCCGTCTCCCAGCCCAGCAGGACCCAGTAAAGGACTGGGCTGTAGTAATACCTGGCAGGCAGAGACAGGCCGCATCACTCAGATGATAATCACCGTGCTCATCTTCCTGGTGAGTCTCTAGTCTAGACAATCATTATAGTTCAGACTACATCAATACAGGTACTCTGCTGTGCAGGTTTTTCGTTCCAGCGCACCTGATTCAATCGGCTTTAATCGAGACCATGCCATGTTGAATCAGGGGGGttagtgttgggctggaacaaaatcATGCCATGTTGAATCAGGGGGGttagtgttgggctggaacaagACCATGCCATGTTGAATCAGGGGGGttagtgttgggctggaacaagACCATGCCATGTTGAATCAGGAGGGttagtgttgggctggaacaaaacccATGTTGAATCAGGGGGGttagtgttgggctggaacaagACCATGTTGAATCAGGGGGGttagtgttgggctggaacaagACCATGTTGAATCAGGGGGGttagtgttgggctggaacaagACCATGTTGAATCAGGGGGGttagtgttgggctggaacaagACCATGTTGAAACAGGGGGGttagtgttgggctggaacaaaaccaTGTTGAATCAGGGGGGttagtgttgggctggaacaagACCATGTTGAAACAGGGgggttagtgctgggctggaacaagacCATGTTGAATCAGGGgggttagtgctgggctggaacaagacCATGTTGAATCAGGGgggttagtgctgggctggaacaagacCATGTTGAATCAGGGGGGttagtgttgggctggaacaagACCATGTTGAATCAGGGGGGttagtgttgggctggaacaaaaccaTTCCCACTTGGCATAACTCCAGATCTTGAGGTTCCTGCAGTGTCTTCTGATTTATGACATCacttcctcttctctgtccccaGGTGGGCGTGTCCTTGAACACCCTAGTGGTGTATGCGTTGGCCTGGCGTGGGCGTGGCCGCCTGACGAGGCGTGGCAGCTTGGGCCAAGGGGAGACGCGCGGCGCCAGCAGCTTCCGTGTCTACGTCGTGAACCTGGCGCTGGCtgacctggtcctcctcctccgcaCCCCTCTGATGCTGGCGTACCTGGCCCACAGCTGTAGCTGGCCCGTGGGGAAACTGGCCTGTCGCCTGGTGGTATTCCTGAGAGGCTTGGGACTATACGCCGCAGCCTTCCTGCTGTGTGCCGTGGCTGTGGAGAGATGTCTGTGTCTCCTCAGGCCGGTCTGGTCCAGTCTGAAGCGTCCTCGCTGGGCAGTTCCCCTGGTGTGTGGTCTCCTCTGGGGGCTGGCTGCTGCCCTGGCTACCCCTTACCTCCA
This genomic interval from Oncorhynchus clarkii lewisi isolate Uvic-CL-2024 chromosome 18, UVic_Ocla_1.0, whole genome shotgun sequence contains the following:
- the LOC139372430 gene encoding C5a anaphylatoxin chemotactic receptor 1-like, whose amino-acid sequence is MNLVNSSQWFLTQPSPSPAGPSKGLGCSNTWQAETGRITQMIITVLIFLVGVSLNTLVVYALAWRGRGRLTRRGSLGQGETRGASSFRVYVVNLALADLVLLLRTPLMLAYLAHSCSWPVGKLACRLVVFLRGLGLYAAAFLLCAVAVERCLCLLRPVWSSLKRPRWAVPLVCGLLWGLAAALATPYLHTADLREINGTTQCLESLGYSTGLFVTETVAGFLLPLTVFLVSNVAVLWTARQAGVSGPTSPSSSSSSSATARQMARLYRVLFLTMLLFLSCWVPYFTCRFLRALAAGRPDRTGLYRASFTGAYVSLFLVYLKSSLNPVLYVFAARGLGRTVRASLPSTIERVFNDDYSDSRSRRTIRREDSQI